A segment of the Fibrobacter succinogenes subsp. succinogenes S85 genome:
GCAACAGTAAGAGATGGAGCAACTGAAGATTCTAGCGATGAACCAGCACCCGCACAAAAGAGCGTTTGGGACTAACAAAATACTCTAAAAATTTTTATCTTTAGCCGAGAAATCATAGCCGATTTCACGGCTTTTTTATTTGAGGTTTACAATGGCTAAGAAGAAAGATACCCAGACTAACATGTGGACGGGCCGCTTTGCTAGTGGCATGGCTCAGAGCATGGTCGATTTAAGTTTCAGCTTGCAGTTTGATGCAGAACTCATTGAAGAAGATATCGAAGGAAGCATCGGACATGGCAAGGGTCTTGTTGAATCTGGAGTTCTTTCTAAAGCTGACTACAAGAAGATTTGCGACGGCCTCAAGAGCATTCTCGATGACTACCACGCCGGCAAAAACCTCTGGTGCGATAGCGACGAAGACATCCACATGGCTGTGGAACGCGTGCTTACCGAACGCATCGGCGCACTAGGCAAGAAGATTCACACGGGCCGTAGCCGCAATGACCAGGTCTGCACGGACTTCAAGCTTTACATGCGTCATCGCGCTGCAGAAATCCGCCAGCTCGAAATTGAACTTATGGAAACGGTTCTGGACCTTTCCAAGAAGTACTTTGGCAAGATGATGCCGGGTTACACGCACTTGCAGCAGGCTCAACCGATTTACTTTAGCCATTACCTCATGAGCATGTTCTTTGCCGTGAGCCGTGATGTGAAGCGCCTTGACAACTTCCTCGAATTGCATAGCCAGCTCCCGCTTGGCAGTGGCGCTATGGCAGGTTCTGCATTCCCGTACCACCGCGCACTCGTTGCTGAAGCACTCGGTTTCAAGGACGTGAGCCCGAACAGCATTGACGCAGTGAGCCATCGCGACATGATGCTTGAATTCAACGCAGACCTAGCCATCATCGCCAATACGATGAGCCGTTATGCCGAAGACTTTGTGAACTGGAGCTCTAGCGAATTTGGCTACCTCACCTTGCACGATGCATTCTCCAGCGGATCTTCAATGATGCCGCAGAAGAAGAATCCGGACTCCATGGAACTCATCCGCGGAAAGTCTGGCCGTATGCTCGGAAACTTCACTGCACTCTACACTCTCGCCAAGGGCGCTCCGCTCAGCTACAGCCGCGACTTGCAAGAAGACAAGGAACCGGTCTTTGACAGCGTCCACAACGTGAAAGTGATTCTCCGCGTGATGAAGGAAGCTTTGGAAACGGCACGCTTCAACTTCGAAACGATGCATGCGAAGATGCTCCCGGCTCTCCTTGCAACCGACCTTGCAGACTTGCTCGTGGAAGCAGGCGTTCCGTTCCGCGACGCCCACCACATCGTGGGAAGCCTCGTCGGCGATGCCGCACGTGCAGGCAAGCAGTTCACGGAACTTTCTGACGAGGCTTGGGCCGCCGCAGGCGTCCCGGACGTCGCCAAGATGAAGAAGACGCTTACGTTCGAATACAGCGTAAGCAAGCGTAATATTGAAGGCGGTACGGGTCCGAAGTCCGTGAAGCAGCAGTTCACGAAGGCAGCCGCACTCATCAAGAAACTCAAGAAGTAATCCGCCAATTACAATTGTGAAAATGCCGCGCAGTTGAACTGCACGGCATTTTTGCTAAATTCAAAATTCTTTTGTTATTTCTTTACGCAACGAACGGAGTATTTATTCTTTTTGTCATAAGACATGAATGAAGGCACCTGATCGTAATAGTTAATCCAGAAAGTAGATGCTTTAGATTCATCCGAAAGATTTTCATTCACCCAAAAATAAGCGCTAGCCTTCAAATCAAAGAAATCCTTCCCGTCCATTCCGCCTGCCGGTTTTGCATCAAAGCCCCAGAAGTTCAGGCCCTTTGATGCATTATTGGACCAGCCCGACGTAGAGCGCAAAGCGGCATTAGTCTTTGCATACATCTTCAACGAAGAATATTGCGTTTTTGTAGGCAGTTGCCACCCATCCGGGCATATTTTCAATGCGGCTTCATAAGAATAAAGACGGCCAAACTCCTTGCAGTATTCCTTATCGTCGTTATAGCAACTACTCCCATCATCATTGACATTTACGTTATCCGCCATCCAGGTGACACCATCAATTTCAATTGTCCTATAAGATTGATCCCCGATTTTCAAAGTACCATAATCTTGAGGAATTTTCTCTAGATATGAAGAATCCAAAACATCCTTCCCCGTCACAATATTTGCAGAATTCTTATTGGCAACGCAGCGTACCGCTAAGCCATGGTCTTTGTAGAAATTGCCCAACTGAATCACACCAACATCATGACGGAGCTGCCAACCTTCGGCCGTACCATTATCATGTTCATTTGAAGACCAGAAGAAAGCGATTCGGCCCGTACTCATAAAGGTTTCGCCATCATTGTTGCGACGACCAGAAGCTTTCGCACCGAAGCCAAAACGGTTCGTCGGCTTACGGACTTCGTCAGAAGCACTCCAAGTTTCCGTTGACTTTAAACTCGTACCAGAGCCTTCACCACCGTTATTAGTTTCTACATAATTAACTAAAGAAAGCCAATCGTTCCCAGACGGAATTCTCCAACCATTGGGGCAAATTCCCTTCGTCGATGAAACATAGCCTACGCTTGCCGAATTGAACTTTTTATCATAATCTAAAGCAGCCGTCCAGGAATAAAGCCGTCCATATTTTTCGCATTTAGCATCATCCTCATGACACCATGTGTTTCCTGCAAGATTTTTGGTACTCACAGAATCAGCATAACGGAGATTTTCAGTCATCCAATACAGGTCGCCAATCAACGCCACGCCGTATGAATTATTATCTCGTGGGTCAATAATCTTTCCGTCTCTAAAGACAGGATTATTTTCATTAGAATAGACAATGCTTTCTTCGGAGGAACAGCCGACTATACTAAAGAAGGAGGCCGCAGCGGCCAAAAGAACTGTATTTTTGAGATTGAGGACGGTATTCATAACTATTCCTTATAAAGTTTAGTTATGAATAATATACATTACTTTTTGTCTTGCGGAACCAACCGATCCACGATTCTGAACAAATCGTTGTAAATTTCGAGGAAGTCTTCAATCCAAATCGGGTCGTGTTCACCAACTATGTGGAACGTTTCTTCGAGCGTATGGAGCGAGTTGTAAAGGCCCACGGTCGAACCGGCCGGCTGGACGTATCCGCCACTGTACGCAGACGATGCGACAATGCGGGCGCGGTAACTGCGGCGGAGTCGTGCAATCAAGGCACTGCGGAGCGCCAAGAGTTCGTCGTGCGCGACAAGGTATTCGCCTTTCTGGATCCAGCCATCGACAATGTTCAAACGGCGATTGATGGAATCGCGTTCCGTAGACGGCACGAGCATTTTCTTTGCATTGAGCGTTGTACGGATGCGCTTCACAATGTTGTTCAGCAAGTCTGCATTCCAGAAAATCATCGGCGGGCGCGCATCGCCCTTGTTCGTCTCGAGAGCGGGCTTGTGGGCTTGAATCCAGCGGTCCAACTTCTGCGCGACTAGTTTTGCCTCGGGATAACGGTCCACCGCCACATATTCCTGGGCGCGCGTGTAAAGCGTATCCGCATAAACCATCCGCCAATGCGAAAGCTTACCAGTCTTGCGAATGGCATCGATACTAGCCTTGATTTCGGACAGTTTTTCGGTAAGCTCTTCCATTAGGGCGTTACCTCAGCTGTTTTGTTGGACTGGAGCGGGGTCACACCGATTTCCACGCGACGGTTCAAACGGCGATGTTCTTCGCTATCGTTCGGGTATTTCGGGCGGTGTTCACCAAAGCCTGCAGCAAAGAGTCTATCGGGCGGAAAGCCCATTTTCACGAGCATCTTGACCACGTTCACGGCACGTTCCGTAGAAAGGTTCCAGTTCGTATAAGATGTCGAGCCGCTAAACGGAATGTCGTCCGTAAAGCCACTCACCATGATCACGTCCGTAGAATCAAGAGCTTCCAAAAGACCCTTGCTGATACCGCGAATCACGCCCTCGCCTTCCTTGGTGAGGTTAGCTCCGTTGATCGGGAAAAGGAAACTCGCCTGGATCTGGATTTTACCGTCTTCGAGCGCGATAAGGCCAGCTTCGATGGAGGTCTGCAAGCTCTTGGACAAAAGCGCATTGCGTTCTGCCGCAATCTTACGCATCTGTTCCTGGCAGCTGAGCACTTCTTCTTCGGTACGCGTGAGGTCTTCCGCTTTTTGTTCCTTGAGGGTCGCCATCGCCACAAACGCAAGGATAAAGAGCGAAACGAGGGCAACGCCCAAGTCCGTGTACGCCATCCATGGATTGCTATTTTCGTCTCTATTGCGACGCATGATTAACCTTCAGCTTTAGGTTGAGCGGGAATTGCAGAACGCTGTGTCTGTTCGAGCACTTCAAGCAAGATTTCCTGAGTCTTGACCGCATTTTCCATGAGCACTTCGCTTGCGCGTTCATGGAAGGCTTCGAGAGACTGGTTGAGGTGTTCGACAAAGTTATCTTCTTCTTCGTATTCTGCGGTATCGCCAGAGAGCTTTTCGAGAATCGTTTCAAGGCCGCTACGCAGCATTTCGAGATTGGCGCTGAGTTCGGACTGGTTCACGCGCATAAGTTCTGCGGTTTCCACGATGTTTCCGCCAAGAGCATCCGTGGCTTCCTTTTCCTTGACCACGCGATTGTCGATGCTTTCGGTGAGCGCCTTTTGAGCTTCGAGAAGCACGCTTGACGTTTCGGAAAGCTTCTGGAATGCGCCGAGAATGTCGGAAGAAAGGGCGCCGAGCTTTTCGGAAACGTTCTGGGAGAGTTCTGCAGAACCGGCCTGAGCGTTTTCGGCAACTTGGAGAGCCACGTTCTTGAGCGTTTCGAGACCTTCGCGCTGGGAATCCACATTGGCAGTCGTCTTGTCTTCGAGACGCTGCATAAAGTCAGCCCACTGTTCGCTAGACTGCTTGACCTGTTCAGCAACGGAATCACCGATGCTCTTAGAAGCTTCGTCCATAGCATCCTTAGTAAGGTATGCCACATCCATCGTGCCCTTCGCCACATCCTGAAGGCCAGCCTTAACATCGGATGCAACGCCATCAAGGCCTGCTTTAACTTCAGAGGCGACCTTAGAAAGTGCGGTTTCCACATTGCCAGAAACTCCATCAAGCGAAGACTTAACGCCTGAAGAAAGACCTTCGAGGCTAGCATTCAAGGCAACAGAAATACCATTGAGTTTATCGTCGAGCTTCGACGGGATAGCCTCAACAGACTTGGAGAGCGCACCGATATTTTCATTGATCGGGCTGAAAGCGTTCGTCACAGAAGCGCCAACAAGTTCGCCAAACTTCTGCGTTGATTCGTTCATGTTAGCCACTGCACCAGCGAGAGAATCATTGACCGTCTTGATAGAAGAAGTCATTTCCGTAGAAACCTTCTGGACAGATTCCACAACATCCTGGTTCAGCTTCGAAGTCATGGCAGAGAGTTCCTCACCCACCATCGAGACAACACCAGCCAAACCATCCTTCACGGAAGATGCAATCACGGACAAATTCTTTTCAACAGATTCAAAGAGGCGTTCAAGTTCGTTCTTGTCTTCTTCAATCACGCCTTCTGCGCTTTCATCTTCTTGCATGTCGAGCGTGAAGGTGTCGAGGTGCGCCATGAATTCATCGCGCTTGGAGCTGAGCACCGTGCGGCTTGCGCTCAAAATCAAGGCGGCAAACAAACCACAAAGGCTAGTACCGAAAATGCCCTTCATGTTCTGGAAAAGCACCTGAATCGTATCAAGCGTACCCTGCGTCGTGGAATTGTCAATCGCGCCACCGGCGGTTGCCACAGACTGCATAAGGCCGAAGAACGTACCCATAAGGCCAAGGAGAATGACCGTAGAACCCACGCTGCGGTTGAGCGGAATCGAAGAACCCGACGAAAGCACGTCAAAGGCAATCGTGGAATCCAGGCGGATGTTCTTTTGCAACAGACGCTTTGCAAGTTCAATTCTCTTCGCGACAACGCCCGTTCCCGGTTCCGGATAAGCGTTCCCTTTTTCGCAAGAATCGATAACTTCGTCTTCGGCGATAATCTGCTTCATCTTGCGGATGGCAGAAAATTGCTCCACCAAGTAGACAGCCATGATGGCGATCATGATGATCCAGCCAAATGCCGGGGCGCCAAAGTAAAGAGCGCCTGCGATAAGGGCTATAAAACCCACCACCGTCAAAATAAGAATCGTATTGAATGCATTTTTCATTTTTTACCTACACATTCTGCGCTTGATAAGGAGCGACTGTTTCAAACAAGTTCAACTGACCGCGAGAAAACCCGCGAAGGAAAAGAGACCACTTGCTCTGGTACCATTCGATAACCTGAGTCGTAAGCCCCTGAGCGTAATCACAAAAATCATCCGTAAACGCAAGGAAGCAGTTTTCGTATGCGTAATGCGGGTTCCAGTAGCGCCCCACATTGCGGGCGCAAGACATTGCGGACGAATAGTAACGGACTGGACCTTTAGAGGCGAACGCCGCCGCAAAACGTTTTTTTGCAAGCGAGTTCAAGGACGTACGGAGCGAAACCACCATAGCGTTTTCTTTTTCGCGCAGCGAGGCTTCGAGGCATGGCAAAAGCTTCGACACCGGGTCTACCGCACTTTCAGAAAGCCAGTACTTGCAGAGCTTTTCTTGCAACTGCATCACACGGCCATGCATACGCACAAACAACGGTTCGGCATCGCTTACGAGCAAGTGGATCGTTGCCGAATAAAAGTTGTTGATGTCCTGCTTGTTGTTTTTTACGGTGAGTGCCCAACCCTTTTCTTCGTCATGGACCAAGAAATCACCGCCTTCAAGCAAGAGCCGCAAGACTTCATCGGTCGAAAAACGCTGGATCCACTTCGCACGGAACTCGCTATAAAGTTTTTCGCAATCCTTGAAAATCTGCGGGAAGCCCGATTCGCAAAGTTTCCAGGCAGACTCGCTATACGAGATGAGCTCGGAACTGCCGACGTTTGCATCCGGATTGTTGAGCATGGCGTCGAGATGTTCAAAGAGCGCAATCGACCACGTGACCATCATGGACTGAGAAAGCGTCGCGACAATAGCCGAGCGATTCGGACGCACGGCCAAGCGTACGCTTGCCCCTGTCATCTTACGTATGGCTCTACGGAAAGCTTCTTCCACGACTACCTCTTAGAAACGCGCTTCAATGTTGTGCCACACGTTGCGGCGGACGCGCTTTTTACTCGTCTTCAAATCAGCGGCTTCACTGCGGATATCGGATTCCTGGTTATTGCGAATCAAGTCCGTATCGCCATCAAGCTTGCCTGCGGTTTCGAGATAAAGTCCATAGACGTTTTCGGAGATGCTTGTGCCGTTCGAAACGACACGACCAGCCCTCA
Coding sequences within it:
- the argH gene encoding argininosuccinate lyase; translated protein: MAKKKDTQTNMWTGRFASGMAQSMVDLSFSLQFDAELIEEDIEGSIGHGKGLVESGVLSKADYKKICDGLKSILDDYHAGKNLWCDSDEDIHMAVERVLTERIGALGKKIHTGRSRNDQVCTDFKLYMRHRAAEIRQLEIELMETVLDLSKKYFGKMMPGYTHLQQAQPIYFSHYLMSMFFAVSRDVKRLDNFLELHSQLPLGSGAMAGSAFPYHRALVAEALGFKDVSPNSIDAVSHRDMMLEFNADLAIIANTMSRYAEDFVNWSSSEFGYLTLHDAFSSGSSMMPQKKNPDSMELIRGKSGRMLGNFTALYTLAKGAPLSYSRDLQEDKEPVFDSVHNVKVILRVMKEALETARFNFETMHAKMLPALLATDLADLLVEAGVPFRDAHHIVGSLVGDAARAGKQFTELSDEAWAAAGVPDVAKMKKTLTFEYSVSKRNIEGGTGPKSVKQQFTKAAALIKKLKK
- a CDS encoding FISUMP domain-containing protein, producing MNTVLNLKNTVLLAAAASFFSIVGCSSEESIVYSNENNPVFRDGKIIDPRDNNSYGVALIGDLYWMTENLRYADSVSTKNLAGNTWCHEDDAKCEKYGRLYSWTAALDYDKKFNSASVGYVSSTKGICPNGWRIPSGNDWLSLVNYVETNNGGEGSGTSLKSTETWSASDEVRKPTNRFGFGAKASGRRNNDGETFMSTGRIAFFWSSNEHDNGTAEGWQLRHDVGVIQLGNFYKDHGLAVRCVANKNSANIVTGKDVLDSSYLEKIPQDYGTLKIGDQSYRTIEIDGVTWMADNVNVNDDGSSCYNDDKEYCKEFGRLYSYEAALKICPDGWQLPTKTQYSSLKMYAKTNAALRSTSGWSNNASKGLNFWGFDAKPAGGMDGKDFFDLKASAYFWVNENLSDESKASTFWINYYDQVPSFMSYDKKNKYSVRCVKK
- a CDS encoding OmpA/MotB family protein encodes the protein MRRNRDENSNPWMAYTDLGVALVSLFILAFVAMATLKEQKAEDLTRTEEEVLSCQEQMRKIAAERNALLSKSLQTSIEAGLIALEDGKIQIQASFLFPINGANLTKEGEGVIRGISKGLLEALDSTDVIMVSGFTDDIPFSGSTSYTNWNLSTERAVNVVKMLVKMGFPPDRLFAAGFGEHRPKYPNDSEEHRRLNRRVEIGVTPLQSNKTAEVTP
- a CDS encoding fimbriae-associated domain protein: MKNAFNTILILTVVGFIALIAGALYFGAPAFGWIIMIAIMAVYLVEQFSAIRKMKQIIAEDEVIDSCEKGNAYPEPGTGVVAKRIELAKRLLQKNIRLDSTIAFDVLSSGSSIPLNRSVGSTVILLGLMGTFFGLMQSVATAGGAIDNSTTQGTLDTIQVLFQNMKGIFGTSLCGLFAALILSASRTVLSSKRDEFMAHLDTFTLDMQEDESAEGVIEEDKNELERLFESVEKNLSVIASSVKDGLAGVVSMVGEELSAMTSKLNQDVVESVQKVSTEMTSSIKTVNDSLAGAVANMNESTQKFGELVGASVTNAFSPINENIGALSKSVEAIPSKLDDKLNGISVALNASLEGLSSGVKSSLDGVSGNVETALSKVASEVKAGLDGVASDVKAGLQDVAKGTMDVAYLTKDAMDEASKSIGDSVAEQVKQSSEQWADFMQRLEDKTTANVDSQREGLETLKNVALQVAENAQAGSAELSQNVSEKLGALSSDILGAFQKLSETSSVLLEAQKALTESIDNRVVKEKEATDALGGNIVETAELMRVNQSELSANLEMLRSGLETILEKLSGDTAEYEEEDNFVEHLNQSLEAFHERASEVLMENAVKTQEILLEVLEQTQRSAIPAQPKAEG